Proteins encoded in a region of the Mycobacterium branderi genome:
- a CDS encoding acyltransferase family protein, protein MSDGQQIGGVRSFLPAVEGMRACAAVGVVVTHVAFQTGHSSGVDGRLFGRFDLAVAVFFALSGFLLWRGHAAAARGLGPGPSTGHYLRSRVVRIMPAYVVAVVVILTLLPDAEHASLTVWLANLSLTQVYVPLTLTAGLTQMWSLSVEVTFYMALPILALLAARLPVRARVPVIAGLGVASWFWGWIPFHAAPGLNPLNWSPAFFSWFAAGMLLAEWVHSPIGLPHRLARRRVVMAVVAVGAYLVAASPLAGPAGLTPSTAAQFAVKTAMGSLVAAALVAPLVLDRPDTPHRLLGSAPMVTLGRWSYGIFIWHLAALTMVFPVIGEFSFRGHMPEVLVLTLLFAIAIAAVSYALVESPCREALRRWEIRRREAVSRRQEDAIAP, encoded by the coding sequence ATGAGCGATGGCCAGCAGATCGGTGGGGTGCGCAGCTTCCTGCCCGCCGTAGAAGGCATGCGGGCATGTGCGGCCGTCGGCGTCGTCGTCACCCACGTCGCGTTTCAAACCGGGCATTCCAGCGGGGTCGACGGCCGGCTGTTCGGCCGTTTCGACCTGGCGGTTGCGGTGTTCTTCGCGTTGTCGGGGTTTCTTCTGTGGCGGGGGCACGCCGCCGCGGCGCGCGGTCTGGGGCCCGGTCCGTCGACAGGCCACTATCTGCGGTCGCGGGTGGTGCGCATCATGCCGGCCTATGTGGTGGCCGTGGTGGTGATACTGACCTTGCTGCCGGACGCCGAGCACGCGAGCCTGACGGTCTGGTTGGCGAATCTGTCGCTCACGCAGGTCTATGTGCCGCTGACGCTGACCGCGGGACTGACTCAGATGTGGAGCCTGTCGGTCGAGGTCACCTTCTATATGGCGCTGCCGATCCTCGCGCTGCTGGCCGCGCGGCTGCCGGTCCGTGCCCGCGTGCCGGTGATCGCCGGTCTGGGCGTCGCCAGTTGGTTTTGGGGCTGGATTCCTTTCCACGCGGCGCCCGGGCTCAACCCGCTGAACTGGTCGCCAGCGTTTTTTTCCTGGTTCGCCGCCGGCATGCTGCTCGCGGAGTGGGTGCACAGCCCGATCGGGTTGCCGCATCGGCTGGCGCGGCGCCGGGTGGTGATGGCCGTCGTTGCGGTGGGCGCATATCTGGTGGCCGCGTCGCCGCTGGCGGGCCCGGCCGGCTTGACGCCCAGCACCGCCGCCCAGTTCGCGGTCAAGACCGCGATGGGGTCGCTGGTGGCCGCCGCATTGGTCGCGCCGCTGGTGTTAGACCGGCCGGATACCCCGCACCGGTTGTTGGGCAGCGCGCCGATGGTGACGCTGGGCCGCTGGTCCTACGGCATATTCATCTGGCACCTGGCGGCGCTGACCATGGTGTTCCCGGTAATCGGTGAGTTCTCGTTCCGCGGCCACATGCCGGAGGTGTTGGTGCTGACGCTGCTTTTCGCAATCGCGATCGCGGCCGTGAGCTACGCGCTGGTCGAATCGCCGTGCCGGGAAGCGTTGCGGCGCTGGGAGATCCGCAGACGCGAGGCGGTCAGCCGGCGCCAAGAGGACGCAATCGCGCCATGA